A genomic segment from Oceanococcus sp. HetDA_MAG_MS8 encodes:
- a CDS encoding DsbC family protein: protein MIKHLTAALMIAFSAHAAADDQQAIKHIFSSLKPAMASLNIDDIRPSPVEGIYEVARGMAFFYVTSDARYVFSGDLVDVQSGVSITEQERKTLRLRELERVGGGSFISFPAENEKYVITVFTDIDCGYCRKLHREMAEYNKRGITVRYAFYPRSGPNTPSFQKAEAVWCADDQNEAMTTAKMGGEVSGDNCENPVMAQYEAGQAVGVRGTPAVILPDGSMQPGYLPAERLLSVLKDGGQG, encoded by the coding sequence ATGATTAAGCACCTGACTGCGGCACTGATGATTGCATTTAGTGCGCATGCAGCAGCGGATGACCAACAGGCCATCAAGCATATTTTTTCCAGCCTCAAGCCGGCCATGGCGAGCCTCAATATCGACGATATTCGGCCCAGTCCGGTGGAGGGGATTTACGAAGTGGCCCGTGGAATGGCCTTCTTCTACGTGACGTCTGACGCCCGCTATGTGTTCAGTGGCGATCTCGTCGACGTACAAAGTGGCGTTTCCATTACCGAGCAAGAGCGCAAAACGCTGCGCCTGCGGGAATTGGAACGCGTAGGGGGCGGCTCCTTCATTAGCTTCCCGGCCGAGAATGAAAAGTATGTGATCACCGTTTTTACGGATATTGATTGTGGTTACTGCCGCAAGCTGCATCGGGAAATGGCGGAGTACAACAAACGTGGAATTACCGTTCGCTATGCTTTCTACCCGCGTAGCGGCCCAAATACCCCAAGCTTCCAAAAGGCCGAAGCGGTGTGGTGTGCCGATGATCAAAACGAGGCCATGACCACCGCCAAAATGGGTGGAGAGGTGTCCGGGGATAATTGCGAAAACCCTGTGATGGCGCAATACGAAGCGGGTCAGGCTGTAGGCGTTCGAGGCACACCGGCGGTGATCTTGCCGGACGGCAGCATGCAACCGGGATATCTGCCAGCCGAGCGCTTGCTAAGCGTTCTCAAGGACGGAGGACAGGGCTAA
- the xerD gene encoding site-specific tyrosine recombinase XerD produces the protein MDPDQALDAFCAALLLDQGLSERSVEAYRSDIRALLKLAARAQLDWRELNSAQMQQWLAESGLAAGTQARRIASWRAFFRWAAQTGQVSPNVAAALQRPKTNRPLPRVLTAEDVDRLLAAPPLENAKGLRDRTMLELMYGCGLRVSELVGLAAHQLHLDGGYLLIRGKGDKERLVPLGGEALYWVQRYLREAWPQLRLARRADVLFPGRNGAMTRQNFWRIIKNLAVQAGVSSELSPHGLRHAFATHLLENGADLRAVQMLLGHQDLSTTQIYTHVAKARLAQLHAQHHPRA, from the coding sequence ATGGATCCAGATCAAGCACTCGACGCGTTTTGTGCAGCATTACTGCTGGATCAGGGGCTGTCAGAGCGTAGTGTCGAGGCCTACCGCAGCGATATTCGGGCCTTACTCAAGCTGGCTGCGCGGGCACAGCTCGATTGGCGGGAGCTCAATAGCGCACAAATGCAGCAGTGGTTGGCCGAATCTGGCCTGGCCGCAGGTACTCAGGCGCGACGGATTGCGAGCTGGCGCGCCTTTTTTCGCTGGGCCGCGCAAACGGGCCAAGTCAGTCCTAATGTGGCGGCGGCGCTGCAGCGCCCCAAGACAAACCGCCCACTGCCGAGGGTATTGACGGCTGAAGATGTGGACCGGCTATTGGCAGCGCCACCGCTGGAGAATGCTAAGGGGCTGCGCGATCGCACCATGCTGGAGCTGATGTACGGCTGTGGCCTGAGGGTGAGTGAGTTAGTCGGTTTGGCGGCTCATCAGTTGCACTTAGATGGGGGCTACTTGCTCATTCGTGGTAAGGGGGATAAAGAGCGCCTAGTGCCGCTGGGTGGCGAGGCCCTGTATTGGGTCCAGCGCTATCTGCGCGAAGCTTGGCCGCAGCTTCGTCTTGCGCGCCGCGCAGATGTACTCTTTCCGGGCCGCAACGGCGCCATGACTCGGCAGAACTTTTGGCGCATTATCAAGAATCTAGCCGTGCAGGCAGGTGTTTCGTCAGAGCTGTCTCCGCATGGTTTGCGGCATGCATTTGCCACCCATCTATTAGAAAATGGCGCAGACTTAAGGGCTGTGCAGATGCTGCTTGGGCACCAAGATTTGTCGACCACGCAAATCTACACCCATGTCGCCAAAGCCAGGCTGGCTCAACTGCACGCTCAGCACCATCCGCGTGCCTAA
- the cysC gene encoding adenylyl-sulfate kinase translates to MSAENIVWHDHQVSHAERVAQRGQKPAILWFTGLSGSGKSTIANAVEVELLKRGAFSYLLDGDNVRHGLCKDLGFTDAERVENIRRIGEVSKLFVDAGLIVLTAFISPFRADRDMVRALVPDGQFVEIFVDTDLAICESRDPKGLYRKARAGQIPNFTGIDSPYEAPEAPELVLRTAEGDPGVMAQQVLDYLQEQGLLAGG, encoded by the coding sequence ATGAGTGCAGAGAACATCGTTTGGCATGATCACCAGGTCAGCCATGCAGAGCGCGTCGCGCAACGCGGCCAGAAACCCGCAATCCTCTGGTTTACAGGCCTGAGTGGCAGCGGTAAATCGACGATTGCCAATGCTGTTGAAGTTGAACTTCTCAAGCGTGGAGCGTTTAGCTACCTTCTTGATGGCGACAACGTCCGCCATGGCCTCTGCAAAGACCTAGGTTTTACTGACGCCGAACGGGTGGAGAATATTCGCCGCATTGGCGAGGTGTCGAAACTCTTTGTGGATGCCGGGCTCATTGTGCTCACGGCATTCATCTCGCCCTTCCGTGCTGATCGAGATATGGTCCGCGCCTTAGTGCCAGACGGCCAATTTGTGGAAATTTTTGTGGACACCGATTTGGCCATCTGCGAGTCGCGCGATCCCAAGGGTCTCTACCGCAAGGCGCGCGCGGGTCAGATTCCCAACTTCACCGGCATCGACTCCCCCTACGAGGCTCCGGAGGCGCCAGAGTTAGTACTGAGAACAGCCGAGGGAGACCCTGGCGTGATGGCTCAGCAGGTGTTGGACTACTTGCAGGAGCAAGGCTTACTAGCCGGCGGCTAA